A single genomic interval of Aphidius gifuensis isolate YNYX2018 linkage group LG6, ASM1490517v1, whole genome shotgun sequence harbors:
- the LOC122858631 gene encoding paired amphipathic helix protein Sin3a-like yields MIINPQLIVGLIAFQVPAAIYKIDVQGYAYQVSVSIPSEQSHCTVVSPPNQQPKVPSVIQIMSSGGNIHHSMANNISNSMNRNNMNIHPPSPEPLPSFNNSHVTSAHAQTVGNQAPSPVQDGASSSSVTLQNKLSEIDHAINYIDKIRKRFQGQPNKYNQFLKILQKYEEGKGAGASSKLTEAEVYVQVAELFENQQDLLLEFQLFLSGTANKSNDMPVVPQRHQVLSRKRKSPFSH; encoded by the exons atgataataaatcCACAATTAATTGTTGGTTTAATTGCATTTCAAGTACCAGctgcaatttataaaattgacgTACAAGGTTATGCTTATCAAGTATCAGTCAGTATACCAAGTGAACAATCACATTGTACAGTTGTATCACCACCAAATCAACAACCAAAAGTACCATCTGTTATCCAAATAATGTCAAGTGGTGGTAATATTCATCATTCAATggcaaataatatatcaaacaGCATGAATAGAAATAACATGAATATTCATCCACCATCACCTGAGCCATTACcgtcatttaataattcacatGTAACATCAGCTCATGCACAAACAGTTGGTAATCAAGCACCAAGTCCAGTACAAGATGGTGCATCATCAAGTTCTGTAACATTACAAAATAAACTATCTGAAATTGATCATgctattaattatattgataaaattagaaaaaggtTTCAAGGACAACCAAATAagtataatcaatttttgaaaattcttcaaaaatatGAAGAAGGAAAAGGTGCTGGTGCTAGTTCAAAATTAACTGAAGCTGAAGTATATGTTCAAGTTGCTGAGCTTTTTGAAAATCAACAAGATCTGCTTCTTgaatttcaactatttttatcTGGTACtgcaaataaatcaaatgacaTG cCTGTTGTACCACAACGTCATCAAGTGCTATCAAGAAAACGTAAATCACCATTTTCACATTGA
- the LOC122858632 gene encoding paired amphipathic helix protein Sin3a-like → MPSRIYLSTDDTPQSDVTVEIISSPSTNMVDLNTRTLTSSLNDTYQQEQQRQQEEQEQQRQHEQQEQQRQQQEQQLNQRGFQHLNVQDALSYIDQVKYTFIDQPQVYYDFLDVMKDFKCQKINASDALTRVNYLFENHPQLIGGFNIFLPPGHGIESQIREQNYSHQVSVNTTSEQSTHTFSSHSTVDVGSSSNQQISQTPSVIQMMPAGGHIHYAMSNQSSINQNNMNNMNIYSSPAGPSSSFNNSHVPSSHGHALSQEPYNASSNIRTTRTQQEFNDAMNYINKIKDRFQQQPYKYQRFLEILRAYERYQRGDSVGSRLTKDDVCAEVTQLFENQEDLLAEFGQFLPDSTHTSNSLSNRMSEFNQDSLYLLQDFGMDLRGNEQGFVINL, encoded by the exons CACAATCAGATGTAACTGTTGAGATAATTTCAAGTCCATCAACAAAtatg GTTGATTTAAATACAAGAACACTTACCTCAAGTCTAAATGACACTTATCAACAagaacaacaacgacaacaagaagaacaagaacaacaacgacaacatgaacaacaagaacaacaaagacaacaacaagaacaacaacTAAATCAACGAGGATTTCAACATTTAAATGTTCAAGATGCATTGTCATATATTGATCAagttaaatatacatttattgatCAACCACAAGTATACTATGATTTTCTTGATGTTATGAAAGActttaaatgtcaaaaaattaatgcatCTGATGCTCTAACAAgagttaattatttgtttgaaaacCATCCACAATTAATTGGtggttttaatatatttttaccacCAGGTCATGGAATTGAATCACAAATTAGAGAACAAAATTATTCTCATCAAGTATCAGTAAATACAACAAGTGAACAATCAACACATACATTTTCATCACATTCTACAGTTGATGTTGGTTCATCATCAAATCAACAAATATCACAAACACCATCTGTCATACAAATGATGCCAGCTGGTGGTCATATACATTATGCAATGTCAAATCAATCAAGCATCAATCAAAATAACATGAACAAcatgaatatttattcatcaccAGCTGggccatcatcatcatttaataattcacatGTTCCATCATCTCATGGACATGCACTAAGCCAAGAACCATATAAtgcatcatcaaatattagaACAACACGCACTCAACAAGAATTTAATGATGCtatgaattatattaataaaattaaagatagaTTTCAACAACAACCGTATAAATACCAACGATTCTTGGAAATTCTTCGTGCATATGAAAGATATCAAAGAGGTGATAGTGTTGGTTCAAGATTAACTAAAGATGATGTATGTGCTGAAGTTACTCAACTTTTTGAAAATCAAGAAGATCTTCTTGCTGAATTTGGACAATTTTTACCTGATTCTACACATACCTCAAATAGCCTg AGCAACAGAATGTCTGAGTTTAATCAGGATTCATTATATTTACTACAAGATTTTGGAATGGACTTACGAGGTAATGAACAAGGATTTGTAATTAATCTATAA